One window from the genome of Candidatus Fermentibacter sp. encodes:
- a CDS encoding class I SAM-dependent methyltransferase, producing the protein MGRGFDSRLWDEYAPYFDAEEGTVFPVDALELRFYAEMRNRFRGDALEIGAGCGRLAGSLYLPPHRTVALEPSAGMLGRWRRADASRASRVMALGQEMPFRDGSFRLVTFPYNGLHCLPGPDERIALLSEAGRLLDRGGRLLLETCPGFSRRPEDTDAERYDFHDGRLRLRLSETVRRSAGSISFHMRYDSGDRHVSELDLELALIPPGLLSEELARAGLETVELWGDYDCSPFDPCGSPRMLTLASRKDRV; encoded by the coding sequence ATGGGCCGCGGCTTCGACTCCCGGCTGTGGGACGAGTACGCCCCGTACTTCGACGCCGAGGAGGGAACCGTGTTCCCCGTCGACGCTCTCGAACTCCGGTTCTATGCCGAGATGCGCAACCGCTTCAGGGGAGACGCCCTCGAGATCGGCGCAGGCTGCGGACGGCTGGCGGGATCGCTCTACCTGCCGCCCCACCGGACGGTGGCTCTCGAGCCTTCGGCCGGGATGCTCGGGAGATGGCGCAGGGCCGATGCCTCCAGGGCCTCCCGGGTCATGGCGCTGGGGCAGGAGATGCCCTTCCGCGACGGATCCTTCAGACTCGTGACATTCCCCTACAACGGCCTGCACTGCCTCCCCGGCCCGGACGAGCGGATCGCGCTCCTCTCCGAGGCCGGGAGGCTTCTGGACAGGGGCGGCCGGCTCCTCCTGGAAACCTGCCCCGGCTTCTCGCGGAGGCCCGAGGATACCGACGCAGAGCGATACGACTTCCATGACGGCAGGCTCAGGCTGAGGCTTTCGGAGACCGTCAGGCGGAGCGCGGGCTCGATCAGCTTCCACATGAGGTACGACTCCGGAGACCGGCACGTCTCCGAACTCGATCTCGAACTCGCCCTGATACCGCCGGGTCTGCTCTCGGAGGAGCTGGCCCGTGCAGGCCTCGAGACCGTCGAACTCTGGGGCGACTACGACTGTTCGCCCTTCGATCCGTGCGGATCCCCCAGGATGCTCACGCTCGCATCCCGAAAGGACCGGGTATGA
- a CDS encoding SIS domain-containing protein, whose product MLEMIRSYLDGVGSLVMRIPPEEIRRVTDIIFKAWRSGRRVMVFGNGGGSATSAHFVCDLAKGTAAPGRRRLKAISLAENVPLLTAWANDTDYTNTFGEQLRNLVEAGDVVIGLSGSGRSPNVVNALKLANEAGAITVLFSGFDGGEAAQVASESIIVPSDDMQMIEDVHLMLAHIVFRCVRGQMESEEG is encoded by the coding sequence ATGCTCGAAATGATCCGCTCCTACCTGGACGGAGTCGGCAGCCTGGTCATGAGGATCCCTCCCGAGGAGATCCGCAGGGTCACTGACATCATCTTCAAGGCCTGGAGATCGGGGCGCAGGGTGATGGTCTTCGGGAACGGAGGGGGATCCGCCACATCGGCCCACTTCGTGTGCGACCTGGCGAAGGGCACGGCCGCGCCCGGCAGGAGGAGGCTCAAGGCCATCTCCCTGGCCGAGAACGTGCCGCTCCTGACGGCATGGGCCAACGATACCGACTACACCAACACCTTCGGCGAGCAGCTCAGGAACCTGGTAGAGGCGGGGGACGTGGTGATCGGGCTCTCGGGCAGCGGCAGGAGCCCGAACGTCGTCAATGCCCTCAAGCTGGCGAACGAAGCCGGGGCGATCACAGTGCTGTTCTCGGGATTCGACGGCGGGGAGGCGGCGCAGGTGGCGTCGGAATCCATCATCGTCCCGTCGGACGACATGCAGATGATCGAGGACGTGCACCTGATGCTGGCGCACATAGTGTTCAGGTGCGTCCGCGGGCAGATGGAGTCGGAAGAGGGCTAG
- a CDS encoding AMIN domain-containing protein yields the protein MRRIVFVALLALALPASAYRVTDIAVEPSGDRTQVTITADGPISYEKFLLTDPMRVVLDLSGSVHALPAADFTVGRGGVAAVRTSQYVAPPDGVVRIIVDVSGELLNYSTDTEGNDLVLTLQTNPSGTPFTAWAASSSGVSRSFAGGEVAALSAPGETVMQSTYVSETQGITVSEPWAATADGFPVEWTGTGGRRVTIDVVEADIRTVMRSISDVSGYNIILPEGYEATITARLRNVGWRDALMAILNTQNLVATLEGTNVLRLANRADFYTEISTMATNRRDRQNLQDLQTEVFVIRYATADDIMEATSTVLSERGEVSVDTRTNSLVVTDIPARLDEIGRLLPILDSPTAQVMIEAKLVEIDASASSELGIDWAAGNLGRGDALTHIGGTGSLGVGDPTGSITFGTSLNLLDIEATLSFLEEDNRAHILSEPRIAIIDNMTGSVLSGKQVPLTLQDADGNTYIQLYDVGVSLEVTPHINADNNVTLELNPVVSELSGEGTASQPIILTQEANTTLMIEDGATAVIGGIMRSKQSEVERRVPVLGYIPLLGRLLFTYTSNSTDSTELVIFVTPHIIRPY from the coding sequence ATGAGGCGAATCGTTTTCGTTGCCCTGCTGGCGCTGGCCCTGCCCGCGTCGGCCTACCGGGTCACAGACATAGCCGTCGAACCCAGCGGTGACAGGACCCAGGTCACGATCACCGCCGACGGACCGATCTCGTACGAGAAGTTCCTCCTGACGGATCCCATGAGGGTCGTCCTCGACCTGAGCGGCTCCGTCCACGCGCTGCCCGCCGCCGACTTCACGGTCGGCAGGGGCGGCGTGGCCGCGGTGCGCACCAGCCAGTACGTCGCCCCGCCGGACGGCGTGGTCAGGATCATCGTCGACGTCTCGGGCGAGCTGCTCAACTACAGCACCGACACCGAGGGGAACGACCTGGTCCTCACGCTCCAGACCAACCCGTCCGGGACACCCTTCACGGCCTGGGCCGCATCCAGCTCGGGCGTCAGCCGCAGCTTCGCGGGCGGCGAGGTGGCGGCGCTGTCCGCACCGGGCGAGACCGTGATGCAGAGTACCTACGTCAGCGAGACGCAGGGCATCACCGTGAGCGAGCCCTGGGCTGCGACAGCCGACGGCTTCCCCGTAGAGTGGACGGGCACCGGCGGCCGCAGGGTGACCATCGACGTGGTGGAGGCCGACATCAGGACCGTCATGAGGTCGATCTCCGACGTCAGCGGCTACAACATCATCCTCCCCGAGGGATACGAGGCCACCATCACGGCGCGCCTGCGCAACGTGGGCTGGCGCGACGCCCTCATGGCCATCCTCAACACGCAGAACCTCGTGGCAACGCTCGAGGGGACCAACGTCCTCAGGCTGGCCAACCGCGCGGACTTCTACACCGAGATCAGCACGATGGCCACCAACAGGAGGGACAGGCAGAACCTCCAGGACCTCCAGACCGAGGTCTTCGTGATACGCTACGCCACGGCGGACGACATCATGGAGGCGACCTCGACCGTCCTGTCAGAGCGCGGCGAGGTGTCCGTCGACACCCGCACGAACTCGCTGGTCGTCACCGACATCCCCGCCAGGCTCGACGAGATAGGCAGGCTCCTGCCGATCCTCGACAGCCCGACGGCACAGGTGATGATAGAGGCCAAGCTGGTCGAGATCGATGCGTCCGCGAGCAGCGAGCTGGGCATCGACTGGGCCGCAGGCAACCTGGGCAGGGGCGACGCCCTGACCCACATAGGCGGCACGGGCAGCCTCGGCGTGGGCGACCCGACGGGGTCGATAACGTTCGGGACGTCCCTGAACCTGCTCGACATCGAGGCCACCCTGAGCTTCCTCGAGGAGGACAACAGGGCGCACATCCTGTCCGAGCCGCGCATCGCGATCATCGACAACATGACCGGGTCGGTGCTCTCGGGCAAGCAGGTGCCCCTGACCCTGCAGGATGCCGACGGCAACACCTACATCCAGCTCTATGACGTGGGCGTCAGCCTCGAGGTCACGCCTCACATCAACGCCGACAACAACGTGACGCTCGAGCTGAATCCCGTGGTGAGCGAGCTCTCCGGCGAGGGCACGGCTTCCCAGCCGATCATCCTCACCCAGGAGGCCAACACCACCCTGATGATCGAGGACGGCGCCACGGCGGTGATCGGGGGCATCATGCGCAGCAAGCAGTCCGAGGTCGAGCGCAGGGTCCCCGTGCTGGGGTACATCCCGCTGCTCGGCCGCCTGCTGTTCACGTACACGTCGAACAGCACCGACAGCACCGAGCTCGTGATATTCGTGACTCCGCACATCATCAGGCCCTACTAG
- a CDS encoding RNA polymerase sigma factor RpoD/SigA — protein MATRRTEGRSLELYLREIGCKETLTSEQEADLARRIRAGEQAALNLLTEANLRFVVSIAKQYANQGVALEDLINEGNVGLIRAAKGFDETKGCRFITYAVWWIRQAILQALAEQSRIVRLPLNRVGELYKMGRATRELGHTLGRDPTTDEIARELDVSREEVEGMMSIHSTHLSLDSPVYEGSDKTFQEMIASDNQISPDEAVVHEAMKKSVDLMLEILDHREKTIICLFFGIGTDRRHTLAEIGRTMGISRERVRQLKNRAISKLYESADGNTLLLFLG, from the coding sequence TTGGCTACGAGGAGGACCGAGGGCAGATCCCTCGAACTCTATCTCCGTGAAATCGGGTGCAAGGAGACCCTGACCTCCGAGCAGGAGGCCGATCTGGCCAGGAGGATCCGCGCCGGCGAGCAGGCCGCGCTCAACCTCCTCACCGAGGCCAACCTGCGTTTCGTGGTCAGCATCGCCAAGCAGTACGCCAACCAGGGCGTGGCGCTGGAGGATCTGATCAACGAGGGCAACGTAGGCCTGATAAGGGCCGCCAAGGGCTTCGACGAGACGAAGGGCTGCAGGTTCATCACCTATGCCGTGTGGTGGATCAGGCAGGCCATACTGCAGGCCCTCGCCGAACAGTCGAGGATCGTCAGGCTCCCCCTGAACAGGGTGGGCGAGCTCTACAAGATGGGCCGCGCCACGCGCGAGCTCGGCCACACGCTCGGCCGCGACCCCACCACCGACGAGATCGCCAGGGAGCTCGACGTCTCCCGCGAGGAGGTGGAGGGCATGATGTCCATCCACAGCACCCACCTCTCGCTCGACAGCCCCGTATACGAGGGCAGCGACAAGACCTTCCAGGAGATGATCGCGAGCGACAACCAGATCTCTCCCGACGAGGCCGTCGTCCACGAGGCCATGAAGAAGAGCGTCGACCTGATGCTCGAGATCCTCGACCACCGTGAGAAGACCATCATCTGCCTCTTCTTCGGCATAGGCACCGACCGCAGGCACACTCTCGCCGAGATAGGCCGCACCATGGGCATCAGCCGCGAGAGGGTGAGGCAGCTCAAGAACAGGGCGATCAGCAAGCTGTACGAATCGGCCGACGGCAACACCCTGCTCCTGTTCCTGGGCTGA
- the coaD gene encoding pantetheine-phosphate adenylyltransferase, with protein MSGLVIYPGTFDPMTRGHLDVVRDAARIFGELRVAVVQHSSKRLLFGVGERVDLARMSLSEAGITGVDVEAFDGLLVDYMKRAGARVFIRGLRANSDFEYEFQMQLMNRKLAPDITGVYLMPAEHNMYLSSTVVKEIAAYGGDLSALVQPCVEDALRRAEGLSERRGT; from the coding sequence ATGAGCGGGCTGGTGATCTACCCCGGGACGTTCGATCCGATGACCCGGGGGCACCTCGACGTCGTCAGGGACGCGGCCCGGATATTCGGGGAACTCAGGGTGGCGGTGGTGCAGCACAGCTCCAAGAGGCTCCTGTTCGGGGTCGGGGAGCGCGTCGACCTGGCCAGGATGTCGCTTTCCGAGGCCGGCATCACGGGCGTCGATGTCGAAGCCTTCGACGGGCTGCTCGTCGATTACATGAAGAGGGCGGGAGCCCGCGTCTTCATCAGGGGATTGCGAGCCAATTCCGATTTTGAGTATGAATTCCAGATGCAGCTGATGAACAGGAAGCTCGCGCCCGACATCACGGGGGTCTATCTGATGCCGGCCGAGCACAACATGTACCTCTCCTCCACGGTCGTGAAGGAAATCGCAGCCTACGGAGGAGACCTCTCCGCCCTGGTGCAGCCGTGCGTCGAGGACGCACTGCGCCGCGCCGAGGGCCTTTCGGAGCGGCGGGGAACATGA
- a CDS encoding RsmD family RNA methyltransferase yields the protein MLRIGRGTWKGRVLRPPDTMRPSSGRTRSAAMDIAGNFEGNHVWDLCCGSGAFGIECLSAGAAGCSFVDGDRGAVRFVKETLSSLGALGRAFLVCGDVTSIDLSGLSRPSLVFIDPPYSSTGVYSWAFGLDWGSLAAPGGIVLVEVPSNLETDGSWERRRYGETTLAWRWMR from the coding sequence GTGCTCAGGATAGGGCGGGGGACATGGAAAGGCCGCGTTCTCCGCCCTCCTGACACCATGAGGCCGTCCTCGGGACGCACAAGATCGGCTGCCATGGACATAGCGGGCAACTTCGAGGGGAATCACGTCTGGGACCTCTGCTGCGGAAGCGGGGCCTTCGGCATCGAATGCCTCAGCGCCGGGGCGGCCGGCTGCTCCTTCGTGGACGGCGACAGGGGGGCGGTGCGTTTCGTGAAGGAGACGCTCTCGTCCCTGGGTGCGCTCGGCAGGGCCTTCCTGGTCTGCGGTGACGTCACCTCCATCGACCTGTCCGGACTGTCCAGGCCTTCCCTGGTCTTCATCGACCCGCCCTACTCGTCGACCGGGGTCTACTCATGGGCCTTCGGTCTCGACTGGGGCTCCCTCGCTGCTCCAGGAGGGATAGTCCTGGTGGAGGTCCCGTCGAACCTGGAAACCGACGGCTCCTGGGAACGCAGGCGGTACGGAGAGACGACCCTGGCCTGGCGGTGGATGCGATGA
- a CDS encoding M23 family metallopeptidase, with product MRLGTIHWVPWRSGRGRPVVLTRLRLQLAGLFVSLAISGLIGAAFMLGRAAGMRHGLTGAGRDEAVLEGEIYQLSERVDELSARLVDIAEREERIMLAGAGLNMDFSSLLPGSALSDPESEQELFMYIDDIDLRLVLAERLAEAELEAYDSLAAHFLEITEQLRRIPSIWPAEGYYVSDFGSRIDPFTGAVRRHQGIDIAEGTGTPIYAPADGVVTFCGWTSGYGLEVIVRHTARISTRFAHCSSVCVTVGQSVRRGDLLSRMGMTGRAVGPHLHYEVLCDGVQIDPDDFIIRTGARQSVF from the coding sequence ATGCGCCTAGGCACGATCCACTGGGTCCCGTGGCGCTCCGGAAGGGGGCGCCCGGTCGTCCTCACCAGGCTGAGGCTCCAGCTGGCCGGACTGTTCGTCTCGCTGGCCATCTCGGGCCTCATCGGGGCGGCCTTCATGCTCGGGCGGGCCGCGGGTATGAGGCACGGTCTCACCGGGGCGGGACGTGACGAGGCCGTTCTCGAAGGGGAGATCTACCAGCTCAGCGAGCGGGTCGACGAACTCTCGGCGCGTCTGGTCGACATCGCCGAGAGGGAGGAGCGGATCATGCTCGCCGGCGCGGGCCTCAACATGGACTTCTCGTCCCTTCTCCCCGGTTCCGCCCTTTCCGACCCCGAATCCGAGCAGGAACTCTTCATGTACATCGACGACATCGACCTCAGGCTGGTCCTCGCGGAACGCCTGGCCGAAGCCGAGCTCGAAGCCTACGACTCACTGGCGGCCCACTTCCTCGAGATAACCGAGCAGCTGAGGCGGATCCCCTCCATCTGGCCGGCCGAGGGATACTACGTCAGCGACTTCGGGTCGCGCATAGACCCGTTCACGGGTGCCGTGCGAAGGCACCAGGGCATCGACATCGCCGAGGGAACAGGCACGCCGATCTACGCCCCGGCCGACGGTGTGGTGACCTTCTGCGGATGGACATCGGGCTACGGCCTCGAGGTCATCGTACGGCACACCGCGAGGATCTCCACGAGGTTCGCCCACTGCTCGTCCGTGTGCGTCACGGTGGGGCAGTCGGTCCGGAGGGGCGACCTGCTGTCGAGAATGGGCATGACCGGGAGGGCGGTCGGCCCGCACCTCCATTACGAGGTCCTCTGCGACGGCGTCCAGATAGACCCTGACGACTTCATCATCCGCACCGGCGCCAGGCAGTCGGTGTTCTGA
- the pilO gene encoding type 4a pilus biogenesis protein PilO, translating to MALDLRDPKLLRFFLGLLLLAALVYVYFNFVAKDTRESITSQEDQLQMKQMELNQLRAQTSEDMAVMAQQIEMYQQELENLDRFLPRQYSQDEVLELLTTKAASSGIQIVNMNPLPPALEGQYAVYSWQIRLTGRYHRLGVFFDQLTQETMMTAITDLNIQQLKAAEGKFDNIEASFVFSAYTQP from the coding sequence GTGGCACTAGACCTTCGCGATCCCAAACTCCTGCGGTTCTTCCTGGGGCTCCTGCTGCTCGCCGCGCTCGTCTACGTCTACTTCAACTTCGTGGCGAAGGACACCAGGGAGTCGATCACCTCGCAGGAGGATCAGCTCCAGATGAAGCAGATGGAGCTGAACCAGCTCCGGGCGCAGACCTCCGAGGACATGGCGGTCATGGCCCAGCAGATCGAGATGTACCAGCAGGAGCTGGAGAACCTGGACAGGTTCCTGCCCAGGCAGTACAGCCAGGACGAGGTGCTCGAGCTCCTCACCACAAAGGCCGCGAGCAGCGGCATCCAGATCGTCAACATGAACCCCCTGCCGCCGGCGCTCGAAGGCCAGTATGCCGTCTACAGCTGGCAGATAAGGCTGACGGGCAGGTATCACAGGCTGGGTGTGTTCTTCGACCAGCTCACTCAGGAGACGATGATGACGGCCATCACCGACCTGAACATCCAGCAGCTGAAGGCGGCGGAGGGGAAGTTCGACAACATCGAGGCTTCCTTCGTGTTCTCCGCCTACACTCAGCCGTAG
- a CDS encoding zinc-ribbon domain-containing protein encodes MIVECPSCGKRYQIPEDKLGAGPRKLRCRSCSEVFTISAGPDRRGREEPAEEDATTRARRLARVLASDMVVYNRDTVEKARLDGSLPMLLKAEIDRSWQLWKSRFPEMSESGVGIFRDALKDVLAKGGDDFDGWMPS; translated from the coding sequence ATGATAGTCGAGTGTCCAAGCTGCGGTAAGCGCTATCAGATACCCGAGGACAAGCTCGGCGCCGGGCCGCGCAAGCTCAGGTGCAGGAGCTGCTCGGAAGTCTTCACGATCTCGGCCGGGCCGGACAGGCGCGGCAGGGAGGAGCCCGCCGAGGAGGACGCCACGACCCGCGCCAGGCGCCTCGCCAGGGTCCTTGCCAGCGACATGGTGGTCTACAACAGGGACACCGTCGAGAAGGCCCGCCTAGACGGCAGCCTCCCGATGCTCCTGAAGGCCGAGATAGACAGGTCGTGGCAGCTCTGGAAGTCGAGGTTCCCCGAGATGAGCGAGTCGGGCGTCGGGATCTTCAGGGACGCCCTGAAGGACGTGCTCGCCAAGGGCGGCGACGACTTCGACGGCTGGATGCCCTCCTAG
- a CDS encoding class I SAM-dependent methyltransferase produces MEPNLLEREETCCMLCGSAERTILSVQDTWPVARCTVCGLVYLSERPSESALAELYGSEYYSAGTTGYRDYVDTFERHADVFGRLFARRESDLRRHVTTGRRLLEVGCAHGFLLDYLRGRGWDVEGVEVSPLSSSFARERFGLRVHTGTVERAPLPRGSYDAVLLLDVLEHLHRPFDTLSRIAGLLVPGGTLVVQCPWELTHWEEALQAVLRGMRTGGIRPDSIPAHLYFFGPRTLEAVLSKGGFRVTARQSGNYGEIRGRVSPPAVRTGSPLEQAFRFAYFRLGVRRILYRASAAAGLGNGLIRYATPLS; encoded by the coding sequence ATGGAACCGAACCTGCTGGAGCGCGAGGAGACGTGCTGCATGCTGTGCGGATCGGCGGAACGCACGATCCTCAGCGTCCAGGACACGTGGCCGGTGGCGAGGTGTACCGTGTGCGGGCTCGTATACCTCTCCGAGAGGCCGAGCGAGTCGGCACTCGCGGAACTGTACGGGAGCGAGTACTACAGCGCGGGAACGACAGGCTACAGGGACTATGTCGACACCTTCGAGCGCCATGCCGACGTGTTCGGGAGACTGTTCGCCAGGCGCGAGTCGGACCTCCGCAGGCACGTGACGACCGGGCGCAGGCTCCTCGAGGTGGGATGCGCGCACGGATTCCTCCTCGACTATCTCCGGGGCCGCGGCTGGGATGTGGAGGGCGTCGAGGTGAGCCCCCTGTCGTCATCATTCGCCCGCGAACGTTTCGGCCTCCGCGTCCACACGGGCACCGTCGAGAGAGCCCCCCTCCCCCGCGGCTCGTACGACGCGGTGCTCCTCCTCGATGTCCTCGAACACCTCCACAGGCCCTTCGACACGCTCTCGCGCATCGCAGGACTGCTCGTACCCGGAGGAACGCTGGTGGTGCAGTGCCCCTGGGAGCTGACCCACTGGGAGGAGGCGCTGCAGGCCGTCCTCAGAGGCATGAGGACCGGCGGCATAAGACCGGATTCGATTCCGGCCCACCTCTACTTCTTCGGCCCCAGGACGCTCGAGGCGGTGCTCTCGAAGGGGGGCTTCCGTGTCACCGCCAGGCAGTCCGGCAACTACGGGGAGATCCGCGGCAGGGTCTCGCCCCCCGCGGTGCGAACCGGATCGCCGCTCGAACAGGCCTTCAGATTCGCATACTTCCGCCTCGGGGTCAGGAGGATCCTCTACCGGGCGTCGGCCGCCGCGGGCCTCGGCAACGGCCTGATTAGATACGCGACGCCCCTCTCGTGA
- a CDS encoding NDP-sugar synthase: protein MDCIHVPHWAAAPGFFGPGSRLPGGATIEQAELAILERAVPGGIIRQGRIAPGFAEGLSDPFLLVHGTGIRSFDAPELLEEMTSRRAGALVVAHPRPGAGRPLLSDPDGRLTSFGSDQASNLRDSGVWLVGREAAGAGAGALSSPHAFLAAAMESGAALYSECLARYCRVVESPADFLALCGDVLGGRIPRAAGLEANPHVVDPSATTGEGTLIEGLVWIDGGARIGRDCRIEDSVVLGGALVGEGSRLRNTLVMPGCRVAAFSDSSDKYIEIIGG, encoded by the coding sequence ATGGACTGCATCCACGTCCCTCACTGGGCCGCGGCTCCGGGGTTCTTCGGACCCGGCAGCAGGCTGCCGGGAGGCGCCACGATCGAGCAGGCCGAACTGGCGATCCTGGAGCGCGCCGTTCCGGGCGGTATCATCCGGCAGGGGCGGATCGCCCCGGGGTTTGCGGAAGGCCTGTCAGATCCCTTCCTGCTCGTCCACGGCACGGGGATACGCAGTTTCGACGCGCCCGAACTGCTCGAAGAGATGACGAGCCGGCGTGCCGGCGCGCTGGTGGTCGCCCATCCGCGACCCGGAGCCGGCCGGCCCCTCCTGAGCGATCCCGACGGGCGGCTCACGTCCTTCGGCAGCGATCAGGCCTCCAATCTGAGGGATTCCGGGGTCTGGCTGGTCGGCCGGGAGGCCGCCGGCGCAGGAGCGGGCGCCCTCTCGTCCCCCCATGCATTCCTCGCCGCTGCGATGGAGTCGGGCGCGGCCCTATATTCCGAGTGCCTCGCCCGGTATTGCAGGGTTGTGGAGTCACCGGCCGACTTCCTCGCGCTGTGCGGTGACGTCCTCGGGGGAAGGATCCCGCGGGCGGCGGGGCTGGAAGCGAATCCGCACGTCGTGGATCCTTCGGCGACGACAGGAGAGGGGACCCTGATCGAAGGGCTGGTCTGGATCGACGGCGGAGCCAGGATAGGCAGGGACTGCCGGATCGAGGACTCCGTCGTGCTCGGGGGGGCCCTGGTGGGAGAGGGCTCCAGGCTCCGGAACACGCTCGTCATGCCGGGGTGCAGGGTGGCCGCCTTCTCGGACTCGTCCGACAAGTACATCGAGATCATCGGAGGATGA
- a CDS encoding pyridoxal phosphate-dependent aminotransferase gives MNYSRNIASLQPSATLQLTARAAELTRQGRSIIALSAGQPDFPSPPAAREAAVRAMEQGRTGYTPTAGIPELREAVASATSRRRGIEFKPAEVVVSCGAKHSLANLLMAVINPGDRVLIPLPYWVSYPEMVRLAGGQPVYPGSGHSLITAADVEEAAASGVSGVILNSPGNPSGCVYTPAEARELADALAATRMWVISDDIYEDLVFTGSAAPHVLDFRPELRERAVIVSGVSKTFAMTGWRIGWAVAPVDWAKLAIRVQEHTTSNPCSISQWASLAVVSGAAEGERRSMLASFASRRDLICSLLSGIPGMSFPKPEGAFYVFAGYPRSIGLSSAELCGLLLDEEGLAVIPGSAFGVENRLRLSFAASDGDIRGGVERLSSFLAKRGIR, from the coding sequence ATGAACTATTCCAGGAACATCGCAAGCCTCCAGCCTTCCGCGACCCTTCAGCTCACCGCGAGGGCGGCCGAGCTCACCCGGCAGGGAAGGTCGATCATCGCTCTCTCGGCCGGCCAGCCCGACTTCCCCAGCCCGCCCGCAGCCCGCGAGGCGGCGGTGAGGGCGATGGAGCAGGGCAGGACGGGATACACGCCGACAGCAGGCATTCCCGAGCTGCGCGAGGCGGTGGCCTCCGCGACCTCCCGCAGGCGAGGCATCGAGTTCAAGCCAGCCGAGGTCGTGGTGAGCTGCGGTGCGAAGCACAGCCTCGCAAATCTGCTGATGGCCGTGATCAACCCCGGAGACAGGGTGCTCATCCCGCTGCCGTACTGGGTGAGCTACCCCGAGATGGTGCGCCTGGCCGGCGGGCAGCCTGTCTACCCGGGGTCGGGCCACTCCCTGATCACAGCGGCCGACGTCGAGGAGGCCGCCGCATCCGGCGTCTCCGGCGTGATACTCAACTCCCCGGGCAATCCGTCGGGATGCGTCTACACGCCCGCGGAAGCCCGTGAACTGGCCGACGCTCTCGCGGCAACCCGCATGTGGGTCATCTCCGACGACATCTACGAGGATCTCGTCTTCACGGGCTCGGCGGCGCCGCATGTCCTGGACTTCCGGCCCGAGCTCCGCGAGAGGGCCGTCATCGTCTCGGGGGTGTCCAAGACCTTTGCGATGACAGGGTGGCGGATAGGCTGGGCGGTGGCTCCGGTCGACTGGGCGAAGCTCGCCATCCGGGTGCAGGAGCACACGACATCCAATCCCTGCTCCATCTCCCAGTGGGCCTCACTGGCGGTGGTCTCGGGGGCCGCCGAGGGCGAGCGCAGGTCGATGCTCGCGTCGTTCGCATCGCGGCGTGACCTGATCTGCTCCCTTCTCTCGGGTATCCCCGGGATGTCCTTCCCGAAGCCGGAAGGGGCGTTCTACGTGTTCGCCGGCTATCCCCGGTCGATCGGGCTTTCCAGCGCCGAACTCTGCGGCCTGCTGCTCGACGAGGAAGGGCTCGCGGTCATACCCGGAAGCGCGTTCGGCGTGGAGAACAGGCTCAGGCTTTCCTTCGCGGCTTCCGACGGGGATATTCGCGGCGGAGTGGAACGTCTGTCATCCTTCCTAGCCAAGAGGGGTATCCGATGA